Proteins co-encoded in one Ziziphus jujuba cultivar Dongzao chromosome 9, ASM3175591v1 genomic window:
- the LOC107426566 gene encoding uncharacterized protein LOC107426566, with protein MAEYVASSSCIKLHMQRGCVREEGFKPRNVHFRMVQRKYFYANWNSSWLPTWKMKELNVPRKSKLYASPCLRKHSFKCSCLGSLVNPESATASEWVPIVDQVLLMASIFLTYMAGIIPVDKSYQKDISSDNVVPESPSSSGSGTTNEDQVNSKYALDVVKEKLLNTLDAFERTANIGNMVLEYDERRAKRPLNLSALADGPRIRLLWASFQRIEDEVNDVSNSGTFNMDNRLTVFSEIIQKTCGPACMTWLERELCLSNNNSHALVSILRAKLKGDDRVLNIRKSGKEDLYADLLCFLCFGSIREGWCYDRSLFLLNGISILEDLVITLADEIAGIYLELISVDSNLSSEMHSMCLAICTLSTRDLQRLRNEVALNQWLYQNMDSVTSMYEDRFDLHTLQSQLIKEPGNRHSENQWWKRFTQKKSETGSSSYYAVISQFSMPVKRTKELRALTGWRYYFSLFLELSDISMPLIRAVVNKVSNALSFFLVTLIGRSLGLIYTGIRQSLRWK; from the exons ATGGCAGAATATGTGGCTTCTTCTTCATGTATCAAGCTGCATATGCAGAGAGGTTGCGTCAGAGAGGAGGGATTCAAACCCAGGAATGTACATTTCCGGATGGTACAAAG GAAGTATTTCTATGCAAACTGGAACTCTAGTTGGTTGCCTACATGGAAAATGAAGGAGCTCAATGTTCCTAGAAAGTCAAAACTGTATGCAAGTCCTTGTCTCAGGAAGCATTCCTTTAAGTGTTCTTGTTTGGGGTCCTTGGTAAATCCTGAATCTGCAACCGCCTCTGAGTGGGTGCCAATTGTCGATCAAGTGCTTCTGATGGCCAGTATATTTCTTACATATATGGCTGGAATTATCCCTGTTGATAAATCTTATCAAAAGGACATCTCCAGTGACAATGTGGTTCCGGAGAGCCCATCCTCATCTGGTAG TGGAACAACTAATGAGGACCAAGTTAATTCAAAGTATGCCTTGgatgtggtaaaggagaaactTTTGAATACTTTAGATGCATTTGAACGTACAGCCAACATAGGAAACATGGTTCTTGAATATGATGAACGCCGTGCAAAACGACCTTTGAATTTGAGTGCTCTTGCTGATGGTCCAAGGATAAGATTACTCTGGGCTTCTTTTCAGCGTATTGAGGATGAG GTGAATGATGTCTCAAACTCTGGAACTTTTAACATGGACAATAGGTTGACTGTTTTTTCTGAAATAATTCAGAAAACCTGTGGGCCTGCATGCATGACTTGGCTGGAAAGAGAGCTTTGCCTTTCAAACAATAATTCTCAT GCATTGGTTTCTATACTACGTGCAAAGTTGAAGGGAGACGATCGTGTTCTGAACATTAGGAAGTCAGGCAAGGAAGACTTATATGCAGATTTATTgtgctttctttgttttggttcTATAAG GGAGGGTTGGTGTTATGATCGTAGTCTGTTTCTTTTGAATGGAATTTCAATATTGGAAGATTTGGTGATAACTTTAGCAGATGAGATTGCAGGAATATATTTAGAGCTTATTTCTGTTGACAGCAATCTCTCAAGTGAAATGCATAGCATGTGCTTGGCAATTTGTACTTTATCAACCCGAGATCTTCAAAGATTACGTAATGAG GTGGCTTTGAACCAGTGGCTGTATCAAAATATGGACTCAGTTACATCAATGTACGAGGATCGCTTTGACCTACATACGCTTCAAAGCCAACTAATCAAGGAACCAGGCAATAGGCATTCAGAAAATCAATGGTGGAAGAGGTTTACACAGAAAAAATCTGAAACTGGATCATCTTCATATTACGCTGTGATAAGCCAATTCTCCATGCCTGTAAAGCGGACAAAAGAATTGAGGGCCCTGACAGGGTg GAGGTATTACTTCAGCCTATTCCTAGAGTTATCCGACATCAGCATGCCATTGATTAGAGCTGTTGTTAACAAAGTCAGCAATGCTCTCTCGTTCTTTTTAGTCACCTTGATTGGACGCTCATTAGGACTCATATACACCGGAATTAGGCAGTCCCTCCGATGGAAGTGA